The Hevea brasiliensis isolate MT/VB/25A 57/8 chromosome 1, ASM3005281v1, whole genome shotgun sequence genome has a window encoding:
- the LOC110657108 gene encoding LOW QUALITY PROTEIN: uncharacterized protein LOC110657108 (The sequence of the model RefSeq protein was modified relative to this genomic sequence to represent the inferred CDS: substituted 2 bases at 2 genomic stop codons), whose amino-acid sequence MRVKKQKRHRRAVRFYTASFGFRQPFKILCDGTLVHNLIVNRVAPADNALSNILGGSVKLFTTSCVLDELKRLGNFYSESLQGAHKLMIARCDHENKKSAEACIVEILGENNPEHFFVATQDFDLRKKFREVPSVPLIFGLRNALFLEPPSAFQHXFVKTSEEQRSHATELEYKILKKRTKSTSTNKETGHSYDDNKVPGEMQPDIKKHSARRMDVKDRLQFKRKRAKAPNPLXCKKKKKDVNPKPSSEKEYNAADNAKRSRSRKRNRSHKGKNPAEMDSK is encoded by the exons ATGAGAGTGAAGAAGCAGAAACGCCATCGCAGGGCGGTCAGGTTCTACACAGCAAGTTTTGGGTTCAGGCAACCGTTTAAGATTCTCTGCGATGGGACACTTGTGCATAACCTTATAGTAAATCGCGTTGCACCCGCCGATAATGCTCTGTCCAACATCCTTGGTGGCTCCGTCAAGCTCTTCACCACCAG TTGTGTTCTTGATGAGCTCAAAAGACTTGGTAATTTCTACTCTGAATCCCTCCAGGGAGCTCATAAACTCATGATTGCTAG ATGTGATCATGAGAATAAAAAGAGTGCCGAAGCTTGCATTGTGGAGATTCTTGGAGAAAATAACCCTGAGCATTTTTTTGTTGCTACCCAGGACTTTGATTTGAGGAAGAAGTTTAGGGAG GTACCCAGTGTCCCTCTCATATTTGGTCTGAGAAATGCTCTTTTCCTTGAGCCACCATCTGCATTTCAGCATTAGTTTGTCAAAACTTCTGAAGAACAACGCTCACATGCAACTGAATTAGAATATAAAATCTTGAAAAAAAGGACCAAGAGCACATCAACAAACAAGGAAACTGGACATTCATATGATGACAATAAAGTTCCAGGAGAAATGCAGCCTGATATAAAGAAGCACAGTGCAAGGAGAATGGATGTCAAGGATCGACTGCAATTTAAAAGAAAGAGAGCTAAG GCACCAAATCCACTTTAATgcaagaagaaaaagaaggatGTAAACCCAAAGCCCTCCTCAGAGAAG GAATATAATGCTGCTGACAATGCTAAGAGAAGTAGGAGCAGGAAAAGAAACAGATCGCATAAAGGTAAAAATCCAGCGGAGATGGACAGCAAGTAG